The window CCGCATGAACGTAGCCTTCCAGATTCTGACGCCCGGCGTGAACTTTGACCTGAGCCGGGCCGGCAAGCGGGACTCGCACGGCTGGTTCTTCTTCTCCTGCTACAACACGGAGCAGGCCTTCAACCTGCTGGAAGTAAACGCCTCCCAAAAGGACAAGGACTTTATTCTGGCCGTGAACTGGAAGAAAGCCGAGGAGTATCTGAAAGCCGGCAAGGGCAAGCGCCTGAAGTCGCCGCACGCCCACAACGTGTGGGATGAGAAAACCCACTCCGGCACTTCCACTATTGAGGAGGATGTGGTACAGCTTGACCCCCGGGAGCTGCCGGGCCTTTGCTACTTCATTCCCTGCCCCAAAAGCCCCCACGGCACCGATGTAGACCCCAGCGGGGAGTATATTATTGGCAGCGGCAAGCTGGCGGCCGTCATTCCGGTATTCAGCTTCAGGAAAATGCTGGCGGCTATTGAGAAGAAGGATTATGAAGGCGAGTACGACAAAATTCCGGTGCTGAAGTACGAAGACGTATTGCACGGCGAAGTGCAGAAGCCCGGCCTGGGCCCGCTGCACACCGAGTTTGACGCCGACGGCAATGCCTACACTAGCTTCTTCGTGTCGAGCGAAATTGTGAAGTGGAACATTAAGTCGCTGAAAGTGCTGGATCGGGTGCCTACCTACTACTCCATTGGTCACCTCAGTATCCCCGGCGGCGACACGCGCAAGCCCTACGGCAAGTACATGATTGCCTATAACAAGATTACCAAGGACCGCTACCTGCCCACCGGCCCCGAGCTGGCCCAGTCGGCGCAGCTCTACGATATTTCGGGCCCCAAGATGAAGCTGCTGCTGGACTTTCCTACCATTGGCGAGCCTCACTACGCGCAGTCTATTCCCGCCACGCTGGTAGAGCCCAACTCGGTGAAAGCCTTTAAGCTGGAAGAAAACAAGCATCCCTACGCTACCAAAGGCGAGAAAGAAGCCCGTGTGGAGCGCAAAGGCAACCAGGTGCACGTGTACATGACGGCCATTCGCTCCCACTTGAACCCCGATATAATTGAGGGCGTGCGCCTGGGCGACGAGGTGTACTTCCACGTGACTAACCTGGAGCAGGACTGGGATGTGCCCCACGGTTTTGCCATCAAAGGAGCCGCCGAAAATGCCGAGCTGCTGATTATGCCCGGCGAAACCCAGACGCTGAAATGGAAGCCCAAGAAAGTAGGCGTTTCCCCCTTCTACTGCACCGACTTCTGCTCGGCGCTGCACCAGGAAATGCAGGGCTACATCCGGGTTTCTCCGGCCGGTAGCACCGTGCCGGTAGCCTTCAGCGGCGGCCAGACGCAGCCTGCGGCACTGCAATAGTCTGTTTTGGCTTTGAGCGGTTGACTGGTGGCTGTTAGCGCTTCGCTGATGGCACTAGCCAACCGCCAGGCGGCTTGGTAAAGGGTCAGAAGGCAGGCGTCTGAAGACCGGAGTTACACCAATCTTAAATCGGATGAAAAGCCATCAGCTAACAGCCAACAGCCCAAAGTCTTTCGTCCTCCCAAATATGATTACTCCTGTTTTGCGCGTGTTGCTGGTGCTGGCATCCCTCCTGCTGCTGGCCACCTTTTGGGTACCAGTCTGGCGTATTGATTTGTTTGCCCCGCAGTACCCCGAGGGCCTGCAGATGAACATCTGGCTCACGCACCTGAGCGGCAACATTGACTCCATCAACGGGCTCAACCACTACATTGGAATGCGCATTATTGAGGAGAAGATGTTCCCCGAGTTCCGGATCCTGCCTTACGTGGTGGGTGCCCTGGTAGCCTGGGGGCTGCTGGCCGCGGCGGTAGCGCGGCGCTGGCTGGTGGGCACCTGGCTCACGGGCCTGCTGGTATTCTTGGCAGCCGCCATGGTAGACTTCTACCGCTGGGGCTACGACTACGGCCACAATCTGGACCCGCACGCGGCCATTAAGCTGGAGGGCATGACGTATCAGCCTCCCCTGATTGGCTATAAGCAGCTGCTCAATTTTGAAGCCTACTCCCTGCCCGATGTTGGGGCCTGGTTTATAGGCGCCGCCGCGGGTCTGGCTGCCCTGGTGATTTGGCGCAGTGCAGCCCGCTACAGCAAGGCGGCCAAAGAACCGTGGGCATGTCCGCTGCATGGCCGCCGCAAGGTGCTGAGCAGCTGATCCTGACATTTTTCCTATGTTTTTTTCTTACCTGTTTACCGATATACCGTGCCTCGTTTACTGCTAGCATTTCTATACCTGATATCGGCCGCCGGGCTGGCGGGCTGCCAGTCCGGCCCCCGGCCGGTGCGGCTGGGACAGGACGAATGCGCCCACTGCCGCATGACGGTGGTAAAGCCCGGCTTTGCCGCCGAGCTGGTAACGGACAAAGGCCGCCAGTATATTTTCGATGACCTGATTTGCATGAAGGGCTTTCTGCGCGAGCACCCGGAAGTGGCCTCTCAAACCCCTACCCTGCTGGTAGCCGATTTTATGGAGCCGGCCAAATGGCTCCCGGTTCAAAAGGCCCAATTAATACGCAGCCCCGAGTTTCACACGCCCATGAATGGCCAGGTAGCGGCATTTTCTACTGAAACCGCCGCTCAGGCAGCCACCCGGCAACTACAGCAGGGCGGCCAAATGCTTACCTGGAATGATGTTGGGCACCTGCAAATACGCTAACGGCTATCTGGCCCGGCCCCTGGCCCTGGTCATAGCGCTGCTGCTCCTGGCAGTGGCCGGCCAGGCCCGCACCCTGCACGTGGGCCGCGGGCAAACCTACGCCCGCCTGCGGCCGGCCCTGGCCCATGCTGCCGAGGGGGACACTGTATTGGTGCACCCCGGTATATACCAGGAAGGAAACCTGATACTGCGCCGGCGCGTGGTATTGCGCGGCCTGGGCTGGCCCGTGCTGGATGGCCGCCACCGCGACGAGCTGCTGACGGTGAAAGCGCACGGGTTTGAGCTCAGCGGCTTTGTGCTGCGCCGCACCGGCCAGGGCAGCATGACGGACTACGCCGGCGTGAAGGTGTACGACAGCCGCGACGTATACATTCACCACAACCGCCTCCAGGAGTGCTTTTTTGGCATTTACCTTTCCGGCTGTGCCCGGGGCCGGGTGGAGTTTAATGTGCTGGAGGCCGGGCAGAACCACGCCACCCAAAATGAGTCCGGCAACGGCATTCACCTGTGGCGCTGCGCTCAGATGCGCATCCGCAGCAACCAGGTGCGCGGGCACCGGGACGGTATCTACTTTGAGTTTGTAACCGACTCCCGCATTGAGCACAACCTGAGCGAAGAAAACCTGCGCTATGGGCTGCACTTCATGTTTTCGCACCAGAACAACTATCAATACAACACCTTCCGCCACAACGGTGCCGGCGTGGCTGTGATGTACTCGCACGGCGTAAATATGCGCCGCAACGCTTTTTTAAATAACCGGGGCGCATCCAGCTATGGCCTCCTGCTGAAAGATATTTCGGATAGCCACATCACCGATAATACCTTCGAAAACAACACCGTAGGCGTGCAGCTGGAAAGTACCAGCCGGTGCACGCTGCGCCGTAACCGCGTGGAGCGCAACGGCTGGGGCATGCGCATGACGGCCAGCTGCGACCAGAACGCCCTGACCGGTAACGCCTTCGTGGGCAACACTTTCGACCTGGCCACCAACGGCACCGTGATGTTGAACATAGTGCGGGGCAACTTCTGGGATAAGTACCGCGGCTATGACCTGAACCGGGACCAGATTGGGGACGTGCCCTACCATCCGCTGTCCGCTTTCAGCTACGCCGTGGAGCAGCTGCCGGCGGCCATCATCTTTTTCCGCAGCCCCATGGTGGAAATGCTGGACCGCACGGAAAAGCTGGTGCCCAGCCTGACGCCTTCCGCCCTAATTGACCCTCGTCCCCGCATCCGTTTATGATACGCATTAAAGCTCTGACCAAGAATTTCGGCAAAACGGAGGCCCTGCGGGGCGTGAACGTAGAGCTGGCCGCCGGGCGCGTGGTGGTTATTATGGGCCCCAATGCTTCCGGCAAGTCCACGTTGCTGAAATGCATTCTGGGCGTGGTGCAGCCCGGTAGCGGGAGCATTGAAGTATTGGGGGAGAACATCCGCGGCCAGTGGCAATACCGCGCCGAAATTGGCTACATGCCGCAGCTGAACCACTTACCCGAAAACCTGACCACCGCCCAGCTTTTTGATATGATTCGGGCGGTGCGTCCTCCTGCTCCGGGCCAGGCCTTGGACTATGAGCTTTTTGAGCAGTATGAGCTCAGCGGCTGGCTGGATAAGCGCTTGGGCACGCTCTCGGGCGGCACCCGACAGAAAATAAATGCCGCCCTGGCCTTTCTGTTTTCGCCCCGCATCATTGTGCTGGATGAGCCCTCCGTGGGCCTGGACCCCGTGGCGGTAGAAATACTGAAGGCCAAGGTGCGCAAGTGCCGCGCCCAGGGCCGGCTGGTGCTGCTTACCTCCCACCTGTTTGCCGAGGCCGAGGAGTTGGGCGACGACCTACTGTACCTGCGCGACGGGCAGGTGCAGCTGAACACCCCTATTGCTGATTTTCTGGAGCTGACGCAGCAACCTTCCTTAGGCGATGCTGTGCTGGCTTACTATCACCGTCCTGCTGCTGTTGTATGCTGAACCTGCTGACTTTTCTGCTGCGCGATTTACTGCGCAACCGTACCGTACTGGCCTACGCGGCCCTGCTCCTGCTCCTCACCTTCGGCCTGTGGTGGCTGGACCCCGCTCCCGAGCGGGTGGCGCTGAATCTGGTGAACGTGATACTGCTTTTCGTGCCGCTGTACACGGTCATCTTCACCATCACGTACTTCCACAATTCCCGCGACTTTACGGAGCTGCTGGTGGTATTGCCGCTGCCGCGCCGGGCCGTGCTACTGGGCCAGTTGGGAGCGGTACTCCTGGCATTGTCGGGGGCATTACTGCTGGGGCTGGGGATGCCGCTGCTTTTGCTGGCTGCCAGCTGGCGCACGCTCACACTGGTGCTCACCGGGCTGGGTCTTACGTGGGTATTTGTGGCGCTGTCTTATGCCTTAGTGCTGTTTGTGCCGGAGAAAATCAAAAGTATTGGGTTGGGCCTGGTAATGTGGTTTTCGCTGGCGGTGCTGTATGATGGGCTGGTGCTTGCCCTGCTCTACTGGTTCAGCGACTATCCCATTGAAGCCATGGTGCTGCCCGTAGCCTGCCTGAACCCGTTGGATCTGGGCCGCATAGTGGTGCTGCTGCAGTTTGATACCGCCGCGCTAATGGGGTATACCGGGGCCGTGTACCAGGACTTTTTCGGTAGCCAGCTGGGCATAATGGTGGCCAGCACGGTGCTGCTGCTGTGGGTAACCGCCCCCCTGCTGCTGGCCGTGCGGCGCTTCGGGCACATGGACTTATAAACGACGCCTCCCTCTAACTCCCTGTTCTTACCAGGGAAAGAATGCCTATTTAACCACCAGACTACCCCGCAGCATACCCATGCCGCAGGTAAAGGGGTACGTGCCCGGTTTTTCCGGCAGCAGCTCTACCAGCGTGGTTTTAAAGGCGGGCAGGTCGCGGCGGATGCTGAAGTCGGGAAACAGCACTTCTTCTGAGCAGCTGTTTTCCTCGTCGCGGTAGAAGCTAAGCTGCACCGGCTGGCCGTGTTTCACCTCAATGACGTCCGGCGAGTAGCCGCCCTTTACGGTGATATCCACCTCCTGCACCCCGCTGGAAGAGGATACCGCGCTGGCCGTTTGGCGCGCCGAGAAGAAAAAATACCAGATGACGAAAGCCACCTGCGCCAGTCCCGTTGCGGTTACAAAAATTTCGGCGGTATCCATATCGGTTAAAGTTTAGCGGGTGAGAAGCCGCGCAGGCGCAGCGAGTTAGTCAGCACCGACACAGAGCTGAGCGCCATAGCTGCCGCCGCCAGCATGGGTGAGAGCAACAGCCCGAACACGGGATACAGCAGGCCCGCCGCTATGGGAATGCCCAGCGTGTTGTAGATAAAGGCAAAAAACAGGTTTTGCTTGATGGTACGGATGGTCTGGCGGGACAGCTCTATGGCTGTTACCACCCCGTGCAGGTCGGAGCGCATGAGCGTGATGCCGGCAGCTTCCATGGCTACATCGGTACCGCCACCCATGGCCAGACCAATATCGGCCTGCGCCAGCGCCGGGGCATCGTTGATGCCATCCCCCACCATGGCTACGGTGCGCCCCTCGGCCTGCAGCTCTTTTACCTTGCCGGCTTTATCCTGAGGCAGCACCTCAGCAAAGAAACGCTTGATACCTACCTGAGCCGCCACCTGGCCTGCCGTTTG is drawn from Hymenobacter sp. DG25B and contains these coding sequences:
- the nosZ gene encoding Sec-dependent nitrous-oxide reductase, which encodes MKPSKMLLSLAGAGATVATLLYVPQGCTPHKSVAAGADAQAAEKVYVAPGKHDELYNFVSGGFSGQMSVYGIPSGRLLKVIPVFSVNPESGWGYSEETKPMLTTTHGFVPWDDSHHVQLSQTEGAQDGRWAFINGNNTPRVARIDLKTFRTAEILEIPNSAGNHSSPYLTENTEYLVAGTRFSVPMGEGQEVDVPISSYKKNFKGTLSFIKVRPEDGRMNVAFQILTPGVNFDLSRAGKRDSHGWFFFSCYNTEQAFNLLEVNASQKDKDFILAVNWKKAEEYLKAGKGKRLKSPHAHNVWDEKTHSGTSTIEEDVVQLDPRELPGLCYFIPCPKSPHGTDVDPSGEYIIGSGKLAAVIPVFSFRKMLAAIEKKDYEGEYDKIPVLKYEDVLHGEVQKPGLGPLHTEFDADGNAYTSFFVSSEIVKWNIKSLKVLDRVPTYYSIGHLSIPGGDTRKPYGKYMIAYNKITKDRYLPTGPELAQSAQLYDISGPKMKLLLDFPTIGEPHYAQSIPATLVEPNSVKAFKLEENKHPYATKGEKEARVERKGNQVHVYMTAIRSHLNPDIIEGVRLGDEVYFHVTNLEQDWDVPHGFAIKGAAENAELLIMPGETQTLKWKPKKVGVSPFYCTDFCSALHQEMQGYIRVSPAGSTVPVAFSGGQTQPAALQ
- a CDS encoding nitrous oxide reductase accessory protein NosL gives rise to the protein MPRLLLAFLYLISAAGLAGCQSGPRPVRLGQDECAHCRMTVVKPGFAAELVTDKGRQYIFDDLICMKGFLREHPEVASQTPTLLVADFMEPAKWLPVQKAQLIRSPEFHTPMNGQVAAFSTETAAQAATRQLQQGGQMLTWNDVGHLQIR
- a CDS encoding nitrous oxide reductase family maturation protein NosD, with the protein product MMLGTCKYANGYLARPLALVIALLLLAVAGQARTLHVGRGQTYARLRPALAHAAEGDTVLVHPGIYQEGNLILRRRVVLRGLGWPVLDGRHRDELLTVKAHGFELSGFVLRRTGQGSMTDYAGVKVYDSRDVYIHHNRLQECFFGIYLSGCARGRVEFNVLEAGQNHATQNESGNGIHLWRCAQMRIRSNQVRGHRDGIYFEFVTDSRIEHNLSEENLRYGLHFMFSHQNNYQYNTFRHNGAGVAVMYSHGVNMRRNAFLNNRGASSYGLLLKDISDSHITDNTFENNTVGVQLESTSRCTLRRNRVERNGWGMRMTASCDQNALTGNAFVGNTFDLATNGTVMLNIVRGNFWDKYRGYDLNRDQIGDVPYHPLSAFSYAVEQLPAAIIFFRSPMVEMLDRTEKLVPSLTPSALIDPRPRIRL
- a CDS encoding ABC transporter ATP-binding protein, with the protein product MIRIKALTKNFGKTEALRGVNVELAAGRVVVIMGPNASGKSTLLKCILGVVQPGSGSIEVLGENIRGQWQYRAEIGYMPQLNHLPENLTTAQLFDMIRAVRPPAPGQALDYELFEQYELSGWLDKRLGTLSGGTRQKINAALAFLFSPRIIVLDEPSVGLDPVAVEILKAKVRKCRAQGRLVLLTSHLFAEAEELGDDLLYLRDGQVQLNTPIADFLELTQQPSLGDAVLAYYHRPAAVVC
- a CDS encoding cupredoxin domain-containing protein, which produces MDTAEIFVTATGLAQVAFVIWYFFFSARQTASAVSSSSGVQEVDITVKGGYSPDVIEVKHGQPVQLSFYRDEENSCSEEVLFPDFSIRRDLPAFKTTLVELLPEKPGTYPFTCGMGMLRGSLVVK